The Pseudomonas aeruginosa genome includes the window TCGTGAACTCCAGTTCGTCGCCGCTGGCGCGCTTGCCGCGACTGAGCAGCACCAGGCTCGGGCGGTTGCCGAATTCCTGCTGGAACTCGCGCTGCAGGCGGTAGAAGGCGCTGAGCTGGACCTCGTCGAGCGTGCCGCTCAACTCGATGCGCTCGCCGCGCTCGCGGAAACTCAGTTGCCGGTCGAGGCCGGCGTCCGCCAGCAGGCGCTCGAGGCGGCGTAGGTGCGAGCCGGCCACCCGGACCTGGTTTTCCACCCCGAGCAGGCCCGGCACCTCGGACTCCAGCAATGCGTCGATCCGCGCCCAGCGTTCGTCCTGTTCCGCCAGTTCGCCGTTGAGCCGGACCCAGCCAGGCTTGTCCGCGTTGCTGCTGAGGATCTGCCGATAGCCGAATTTCTGCAGGATGAAATCCACGCCCTGGCGAATGTCTTCCATGCTCCGTGCTTCCAGTCGGTAGTCCACGCCGCTGCCATCGAGGTAGCGCTGTAGCGCCAGGCGCCGGGCGTTGTCCTCCAGGTAGCCGCCGAGCAGGAGACTGTCGCCCTGGCGCTGCACATCCACCTCGCTCATGCCCTGCTCGCGCAGGTAGGCGCGCACCTTCGCCAGGGGCTCCTCGCCGGCCATGCCGTGCTGGCGGGCCGACCAGGGTTCGACGAGCATGCCCAGCAGACACAGCGCCAGCGCCAGGCTGACGCCGAGCAGCCAGGCCCCGCCGGCACGGGCGGACGACTTGCGGCGCACTGGCGCGGTCTGCACCTCGGCTTCGGGGAAACGCTCGGGAAAACTCCGCTGCGGGTCGCAGAATGCCCAGCGCAGCGGGCCGCAGGTCTGCCCGGCAAGCGCCTGCAGGATCGCTCCGGCGACTTGCGCCTGGCCGTCCTGGCGAGGCTCGCAGCCCTCCGCCCATTCCAGCAGGCGCACGCCCTGGGCATCGACCTCGAGCACCAGGTGGACTGCCGCGATGCCCTCGTCGAGCAACACCAGGTCGGCCTGCAACGGATCGCTGCCAAGCGCCACCCGGCCCTCTCCGAGCGAGACTTCGGCGCCCTGGTTCAGCCCGCTGTAGAAGCGGATCTTCCAGGCCATGCTAATTCCCGCGCTCCGCGCCGACGCACCAGGCGCCGTCCTTGGGACAGGCGCCGTCGGTCACCCGCCAGCCCTCCTGCGCACCCATCCGGCAGGGCGTGAGGAACGAACCCTGGCCGGCCTGGCGCAAGCGCTCCTGTTCGCCCCTGGCCGGCGCCAGCGCCTGGCAGCGGGCGCTACCGAGCAGCTTGCGCAACGACAGGCTCTGGTTCGACAACTCGTCGATTTCAAGCAGGCCGCCGCGCAGGTCGCGACGGTTGTTCAGCGCCAGGTAATGGCCGACGCCATCGTCGATCAGCCGCGGCTCGATGAGGAACAGCCGCACCGAGCGGCGCACGGTGTCCGCGGTAGTGCGGAACAGCGCGCCGAGATAGGGAATGTCGCCGAGCCAGGGTACCTTGCGCTGGCTCTGGCTCAGTTCGTCGCGGTAGATGCCGCCGATCAGCAGGCTCTGGCCATGGCCCACGCGGGCGATGGTATCGATCACCGTGCGGTTGATCGTGGGGATCTTGTCCAGGCCGGCGCTATTGGGTTTCTGGCTGCCGTCCTCGATGTGCAGGCTGAGGCTGATCTCCGGCGTATCGCCGAGAGTCACCACTCGCGGCGTCATTTTCAGCATGGTGCCGTAGGTGATCGCCTTCAGCTCGGCCACCCGCTCGCCCGTGACCCGCACATAGTAGGTTTCGCTCTGGTCGAGCACCGCCTGGGTATTCTCCTGGGTCAGCAGGGTCGGCCGGGATCCGATCTGCGCCTGTCCCTGGCTCTGCAACAGGGTGACCTTGGCCAGCAGGAAATCCAGCCCGCGACTGTCCACCAGGCTGCCGAC containing:
- the pscD gene encoding SctD family type III secretion system inner membrane ring subunit PscD; protein product: MAWKIRFYSGLNQGAEVSLGEGRVALGSDPLQADLVLLDEGIAAVHLVLEVDAQGVRLLEWAEGCEPRQDGQAQVAGAILQALAGQTCGPLRWAFCDPQRSFPERFPEAEVQTAPVRRKSSARAGGAWLLGVSLALALCLLGMLVEPWSARQHGMAGEEPLAKVRAYLREQGMSEVDVQRQGDSLLLGGYLEDNARRLALQRYLDGSGVDYRLEARSMEDIRQGVDFILQKFGYRQILSSNADKPGWVRLNGELAEQDERWARIDALLESEVPGLLGVENQVRVAGSHLRRLERLLADAGLDRQLSFRERGERIELSGTLDEVQLSAFYRLQREFQQEFGNRPSLVLLSRGKRASGDELEFTIRSVSLGRVPYVVLGDGQKYPVGASTSRGVRILAIEPESILVARGKQRFIINLKGEVLHDDSLGNATVGR